One genomic window of Bacteroidota bacterium includes the following:
- a CDS encoding T9SS type A sorting domain-containing protein, which yields MKRIITAIFILVSILVNAQTFWNEVVDDSDYNISHVTDKELFQDSIILFSGFLSDASCHYPNIFAYNTDGQKLWNIEGRHDIIYTDSNYIYSAGYIPVGCIAGLDQIIVSKYDKNGNEIFSIGYPEVPHEYSSLNYEPKNIDIASDGTILVSSTNSIFKSNIYGTKIHEYEPNLDSEINAIYAISPTSYLIHTQNKIYKSDSSLVLIDSIQFSNSINQLLINNDTVFSLVDQYLIRIDTGLIIIDTVITSLSTVKKMNFYENSLWIQLVLYDSIKLLNFQDFANPDTLEFPVLMNDLDFIVIGNSYTFVGNSYTNQIGIYNFQTPDGEIDNVVLPDIEIIDFDIDSIVLEYGYFLDDSLVIGYSFNTELSIKNNGNDTIASFAVFSDLHGGFNCAQNFFYQKFSDLEILPGQTHTVNLNRAYEDGINNNQLCFQCLAPNSELEILIDDNFLCKTFDIGINDRLQTSFNIYPNPFNDYLIIEQADLGTVNIEIIDINGKALISKAVSGLRIKIETNNLPSGLYLVKVYFDDKIRTSLVVKE from the coding sequence ATGAAAAGAATTATAACTGCTATTTTTATATTAGTTTCAATTTTAGTGAATGCCCAAACTTTTTGGAATGAGGTTGTTGATGACTCGGATTACAACATTTCTCATGTAACTGATAAAGAATTATTTCAGGATTCAATAATTCTTTTTAGCGGATTCTTAAGTGATGCTTCTTGCCATTATCCTAATATATTTGCTTATAACACAGACGGACAGAAACTTTGGAATATTGAAGGACGGCATGACATAATCTATACTGATTCGAATTACATTTATTCGGCCGGATACATACCAGTTGGCTGTATCGCCGGATTAGATCAAATAATTGTTTCGAAATATGATAAAAATGGAAACGAGATTTTTAGTATTGGTTATCCGGAAGTACCACATGAGTATTCTTCTTTAAATTATGAACCTAAAAACATTGACATAGCTTCTGATGGAACTATTTTGGTCAGTTCCACTAATTCGATTTTCAAATCAAATATCTACGGTACAAAAATTCATGAATACGAGCCTAATTTAGATTCTGAAATAAATGCCATATATGCTATTAGCCCTACCTCTTATTTAATTCATACTCAAAATAAAATTTACAAATCAGATAGTTCGTTAGTATTAATTGACTCAATCCAGTTCTCAAATTCAATTAATCAGTTGCTAATAAATAATGATACTGTGTTTAGTTTGGTTGACCAATATCTGATAAGGATAGACACGGGTTTAATTATTATTGATACGGTTATCACAAGTTTAAGCACTGTTAAAAAAATGAATTTCTATGAGAATAGCTTATGGATTCAACTTGTTCTTTATGATAGTATTAAACTATTAAACTTTCAAGATTTTGCAAACCCCGACACATTGGAATTTCCGGTTTTAATGAATGATTTAGATTTTATTGTAATTGGGAATAGCTATACTTTCGTAGGAAATTCCTATACAAATCAGATTGGGATATACAATTTTCAAACACCTGATGGAGAAATTGATAATGTCGTTCTCCCGGATATTGAAATAATAGATTTCGACATTGATAGTATTGTACTAGAATATGGTTATTTTCTTGATGATTCATTGGTAATAGGTTATAGCTTCAATACTGAGCTTTCGATTAAAAACAATGGAAATGATACTATAGCTTCTTTTGCTGTTTTTTCTGATTTGCACGGAGGTTTTAATTGCGCACAAAACTTTTTTTATCAAAAATTCTCCGACCTCGAAATTCTTCCCGGACAAACTCACACTGTAAACCTAAATCGAGCATATGAAGACGGAATAAATAATAATCAATTGTGTTTTCAATGTCTAGCACCGAATTCTGAATTGGAAATACTAATAGATGACAATTTTCTTTGTAAAACCTTTGATATTGGAATTAATGATAGGTTGCAAACAAGTTTTAATATTTATCCAAATCCATTTAATGATTATTTAATAATTGAGCAAGCTGATTTGGGTACGGTAAATATTGAGATAATTGATATTAATGGAAAAGCTTTGATTAGCAAAGCTGTTTCAGGACTAAGAATAAAAATTGAAACCAACAACTTACCATCAGGATTGTATTTAGTAAAGGTTTACTTTGATGATAAAATAAGAACAAGTTTAGTGGTGAAGGAATAA
- a CDS encoding aminoglycoside phosphotransferase family protein codes for MAIELNIKNIANQFKTVGEFSSFTSLGEGLINDTYLLETTAGKYVLQKINHHIFKNIPALTRNKVLITQHIASKKNSQTIQFLPTHKALYYYQNSEGYWNLSKYIENSVTILKVSNPKIAFEGGRAIAEFQSYLTDFDQNNIVDPIPDFHNTSKRIRELNEICRRNTNNRKLEVEDLIELANRYQKFIVAIDKQIKNNSIPKRITHNDTKISNVLFDANEKAICMIDLDTCMKGSVLHDFGDALRSGTNTGNEDNPENVAMDIELFQAYAEGYLSIAKTFLCKTELENLVYAGPLITYEQFVRFLSDYLDGDKYYKIHHPKHNLERAESQAKLFLSMMDQINEMKLTIKKLSE; via the coding sequence ATGGCTATAGAACTTAACATAAAGAATATTGCAAATCAGTTTAAAACCGTAGGAGAATTCAGCAGTTTCACAAGCTTGGGAGAAGGTTTAATTAACGATACATATTTGTTGGAAACAACAGCAGGTAAATATGTTCTTCAAAAAATAAATCATCATATTTTTAAGAATATCCCAGCCTTAACTCGAAACAAAGTACTGATTACACAACATATTGCATCTAAAAAAAATAGTCAGACTATACAATTCCTTCCCACACATAAAGCTTTGTATTATTATCAAAATTCTGAGGGATACTGGAATCTATCGAAATATATAGAAAATTCTGTTACCATTTTGAAAGTTTCCAATCCAAAAATTGCCTTCGAAGGAGGCAGAGCTATCGCTGAATTTCAATCATATTTGACTGATTTTGATCAAAACAATATTGTTGATCCTATCCCCGATTTTCACAATACTTCTAAACGAATACGTGAGTTAAATGAAATTTGTCGAAGAAATACTAATAACAGAAAACTGGAAGTTGAAGACTTGATTGAACTTGCAAATCGGTATCAAAAATTTATTGTTGCCATCGACAAACAGATTAAAAACAATAGTATCCCAAAAAGAATAACGCATAACGACACTAAAATTAGCAATGTGCTTTTCGATGCCAATGAAAAAGCTATTTGTATGATAGATTTAGACACTTGTATGAAAGGCTCTGTTTTGCACGATTTTGGCGATGCTTTGCGCTCAGGCACCAACACTGGGAACGAAGACAATCCTGAGAATGTTGCTATGGATATTGAACTTTTTCAGGCTTATGCCGAAGGATATTTATCTATAGCAAAAACATTTTTATGCAAAACAGAATTGGAAAATCTGGTATATGCCGGACCTTTAATAACTTACGAACAATTCGTTCGCTTTTTAAGCGATTATCTCGACGGCGATAAATATTACAAAATTCATCACCCAAAACATAATCTTGAAAGAGCAGAATCTCAGGCAAAATTGTTTTTGAGCATGATGGACCAAATAAATGAAATGAAACTTACAATTAAAAAATTGTCTGAATGA
- a CDS encoding class I SAM-dependent methyltransferase produces MYMSWGTINQKIISNKIIMKFNFRESMFRFWYRYLNNVDKNAEILFMNYGYSDKDQEIPIDEQNEINRYSIQLYLHLVCATEIKNKDIVEIGCGRGGGLSYITKNFLPASAKGVDLDKQAVSFCNRHYTLDGLSFLQGDAQNLSLEDNSCDVVINVESSHRYPDMKAFLGEVSRILRPNGYFLFTDFRYDNEFEDMKKELEFSGMKVVKERFINKEVIAALEKDDERKRKLVKKLIPKILHKIALNFGGTIGSETYNQFASHKYIYFSYILKKL; encoded by the coding sequence ATGTATATGAGTTGGGGAACAATAAATCAAAAAATAATTTCTAATAAAATAATTATGAAGTTCAATTTTCGCGAAAGCATGTTCAGATTTTGGTATAGGTATTTGAATAATGTTGATAAAAATGCTGAGATATTATTTATGAATTACGGATATAGTGATAAAGATCAAGAGATTCCAATAGATGAACAAAATGAAATTAATCGATACTCTATCCAGTTATATCTCCATTTGGTATGTGCAACAGAGATAAAAAATAAAGATATTGTAGAAATAGGTTGTGGTAGAGGAGGAGGATTGTCCTATATCACTAAGAATTTTTTACCTGCTTCTGCTAAAGGGGTAGATTTAGATAAACAGGCTGTCTCGTTTTGTAACCGCCATTATACTTTGGATGGTTTATCGTTTTTACAAGGCGATGCCCAGAATTTAAGTCTGGAGGATAATTCCTGTGATGTGGTGATTAACGTTGAATCATCGCACCGATATCCTGATATGAAAGCATTTCTGGGAGAAGTATCTCGTATTTTACGTCCCAATGGATATTTTTTATTTACAGATTTTCGATATGATAATGAATTTGAAGATATGAAGAAGGAGCTTGAGTTTAGTGGGATGAAAGTGGTAAAAGAAAGATTTATTAATAAGGAAGTTATTGCTGCTCTTGAGAAAGATGATGAACGTAAACGCAAACTTGTAAAAAAATTGATTCCAAAAATTCTTCATAAAATAGCCTTGAATTTTGGCGGAACAATAGGTTCTGAAACATATAACCAATTTGCATCACATAAATATATTTATTTCAGCTATATCTTAAAAAAGCTATAA
- a CDS encoding class I SAM-dependent methyltransferase, whose translation MDNFEHNRESWNELTTLHTESSFYDVDSFKKGKTSLNHIEIEELGDISGKKLLHLQCHFGMDTLSLARQGAEVFGVDISDISIQKAIELSNELEVPARFVRSNVYDIENVLDETFDIIYTSYGAINWLNDLDKWAELIKRYLKPNGIFYMVEFHPFIYTLNDNFEIADSYFKSKPLETVVENSYTDKSEVSNKNLKHIEWHHSLSEVLNSLITNGLKIEFLNEFPYQVYNCFPNLVENEKGKWVSEKYGDKIPHMYSIKAMKI comes from the coding sequence ACGAATTGACAACTTTACACACAGAATCTAGCTTTTATGATGTTGACAGTTTCAAGAAAGGAAAAACTTCATTAAATCATATAGAAATTGAAGAATTAGGAGACATTAGTGGAAAGAAACTTCTTCATCTTCAGTGTCATTTTGGAATGGACACTTTATCACTTGCTAGACAGGGAGCAGAAGTATTTGGAGTTGATATTTCAGACATTTCGATACAGAAAGCCATTGAATTGTCGAATGAATTGGAAGTTCCAGCAAGATTTGTTCGTTCAAATGTTTACGACATTGAGAATGTTTTAGATGAGACTTTTGACATTATATACACATCTTATGGTGCAATTAATTGGTTGAATGATCTTGACAAGTGGGCGGAACTTATAAAACGCTACTTGAAACCAAATGGGATATTTTACATGGTGGAATTTCATCCATTTATTTATACACTAAATGATAATTTTGAAATTGCTGATAGTTATTTCAAGTCAAAACCACTCGAAACAGTTGTTGAGAATTCTTATACTGACAAATCTGAAGTTTCTAATAAAAACCTAAAACATATTGAATGGCATCATAGTTTGAGTGAAGTTCTAAATAGCTTAATCACAAATGGATTGAAAATAGAATTTCTCAACGAATTCCCATATCAGGTTTATAACTGCTTTCCTAATCTGGTTGAAAATGAAAAGGGGAAGTGGGTTTCTGAAAAATATGGAGATAAAATCCCTCATATGTATTCTATCAAAGCAATGAAAATTTAG
- a CDS encoding nucleotidyltransferase, with protein sequence MKPSLLILAAGMGSRYGSLKQIDQIGPSGETIIDYSIYDAISYGFGKLVFVIRKNIEKEFREVFLRKYEGKIEINYVFQEIENLPENFRVPENRKKPWGTAHAVLVAKKKINEPFLVINGDDFYGRDAYRVCSEFLQNIENDMDYCMPGYFVKNTLSENGGVSRGICELKNEYLQAIVERKNIVQDKGKIFFINENNQKQFLSGLEYCSMNMFGFSPSIFQFLEEEFRKFLHENQDNLGSEFFLPLAINNLLEKEKISLKVLPNSARWFGVTYKEDKQASKDKIYSLVRNGKYPENLWL encoded by the coding sequence ATGAAACCAAGCCTATTGATTCTTGCAGCCGGAATGGGTAGCCGCTACGGTAGCCTGAAACAAATAGATCAAATTGGTCCTTCCGGCGAAACCATCATCGATTATTCCATTTATGACGCTATTAGCTACGGATTTGGAAAACTTGTTTTCGTTATCAGAAAAAATATTGAAAAGGAATTTCGCGAAGTCTTTCTTAGAAAATATGAAGGAAAAATTGAAATCAACTATGTTTTTCAAGAAATTGAGAATTTACCCGAAAACTTTAGAGTTCCTGAAAACAGAAAAAAACCCTGGGGCACAGCTCATGCAGTTTTAGTGGCAAAGAAAAAGATAAACGAACCATTTTTAGTAATCAATGGAGACGATTTTTATGGACGCGATGCTTACCGTGTATGTTCGGAATTCTTACAAAATATTGAGAATGACATGGACTATTGTATGCCGGGATATTTTGTAAAAAACACCTTATCGGAAAATGGAGGTGTATCGCGCGGCATCTGCGAATTAAAAAATGAATATCTACAAGCAATTGTAGAACGAAAAAATATAGTTCAAGATAAAGGAAAAATATTTTTCATTAATGAAAATAATCAAAAACAATTTCTAAGTGGTTTAGAATATTGTTCTATGAATATGTTCGGTTTTAGTCCTTCTATTTTCCAATTCTTAGAAGAAGAATTTAGAAAATTTCTGCATGAAAATCAGGATAATTTAGGCTCTGAATTTTTTCTCCCTCTTGCTATAAACAATTTGTTAGAAAAGGAAAAAATCTCACTTAAAGTTTTGCCTAATAGTGCCAGGTGGTTTGGAGTTACTTATAAAGAAGACAAACAAGCAAGTAAAGATAAAATATATTCTCTTGTTAGAAATGGCAAATATCCTGAAAACCTATGGCTATAG
- a CDS encoding glycerol acyltransferase, which produces MTKFGEDIKYIDIAKIIDESNSEVLNKLPGFVVKWIAKIIRQDELNRIFSKYSDYTGVDFLPKIIEEYNLKLEIEGKENLPENGKCFFVANHPFGVIDGLVLTHTVSEKYGKLKAIANEAFMFVPQLRPLIAAVNVFGRSSREYIKALDETYKMEIPITHFPAGIVSRLYKGKVQDLMWKKSFITKANSSKRDIVPFYFYGRNSCLFYMVYLIRQLFGIKINLELLLLPYEMFKKRNKTIKVKIGKPMSYHMFDKSTSHLGWAQKVRSHVYELGNNKSKNNF; this is translated from the coding sequence ATGACAAAATTTGGTGAAGACATTAAGTATATCGACATTGCAAAGATTATTGATGAAAGCAACTCGGAAGTATTAAATAAACTGCCTGGATTTGTTGTTAAATGGATTGCTAAAATTATCAGGCAAGATGAATTAAACCGAATTTTTAGTAAATATTCAGATTATACCGGAGTCGATTTTCTTCCTAAAATAATCGAAGAGTATAATTTAAAGTTAGAAATTGAAGGGAAAGAGAACCTTCCGGAAAACGGAAAATGCTTTTTTGTCGCTAACCATCCTTTTGGTGTGATAGATGGATTAGTATTAACACACACAGTATCTGAAAAATATGGCAAGCTGAAGGCAATAGCTAATGAGGCTTTTATGTTTGTCCCCCAATTACGTCCATTGATTGCAGCGGTAAATGTTTTTGGTCGATCATCAAGAGAGTATATAAAAGCACTGGATGAAACGTATAAAATGGAAATTCCCATAACACATTTTCCTGCAGGGATAGTATCAAGGCTATATAAAGGAAAAGTACAGGATTTAATGTGGAAAAAAAGTTTTATTACAAAAGCTAATTCAAGCAAAAGAGATATAGTACCGTTCTATTTTTATGGCAGAAATTCCTGTTTGTTTTATATGGTATATTTGATAAGGCAATTGTTTGGCATTAAGATTAATCTTGAGTTATTGCTCTTGCCTTATGAGATGTTTAAAAAGAGAAATAAAACCATAAAAGTTAAGATTGGAAAACCCATGTCATATCATATGTTCGATAAATCAACATCCCACTTGGGCTGGGCACAAAAGGTGCGTTCTCATGTATATGAGTTGGGGAACAATAAATCAAAAAATAATTTCTAA
- a CDS encoding DUF4981 domain-containing protein, whose amino-acid sequence MMIKKPIVGLIFLISTLNLFSQIPEWKNPEIVEINKEAAHTLLISKSNLNEALRIDFETSDKVLMLNGLWKFNWVQKPQDRVLDFYKIDFDDSQWKQIPVPSNWELQGYGIPIYVNQPYEFMPVGERPVPPYIPEFWNPVGSYRKIFALPEKWQDKQIFLHFGAVKSAMYLWINGKKVGYSQGSKLPAEFNISNFLKKGENVIAAEVYRWSDGIYLECQDFWRISGIERDVFLYSKPKVNIFDIFAKAGLTNKYKDGNLNANITIKNSNKIALKNYSVLIELYDGEKLIMSQSQKILATKDEISIISFDLQIKDIKPWSAENPNLYTLIVSLIDNSDKLIEMVSDRIGFRTSEIKNGQLLVNGKAILLKGVNRHEHDEKTGHVISKESMLEDIRLLKEFNFNAVRTCHYPDDPYWYDLCDEFGIYLIDEANIESHGMGYGEESLAKDSVWKEAHLQRTIRMFERDKNHPSVIIWSLGNEGGDGINFEATSAFLHQRDNSRPVHYERAGHKAHTDIVCPMYAGIGHLLGYSSRPQKRPLILCEYSHAMGNSNGNFQDYWDIIENNYHLQGGFIWDWVDQGIAAYTEDGKKYWKYGGDYGGDTIPSDANFCMNGVVNADRTPHPALWEVKKVYQYIQFRKVDFSNNQIEIKNMHDFIDLSVYDIHWEIVEDNAYILNGKILAPKIEAQQSKKYSFDINNIKVKPNAEYFLNFKVYTNQNIGLVKKGHEVASEQFKLPISIEINTKSVSEQNIKYKESKKQFLISGKDFKISFDKKSGSISKYEYKGFNIIEKGPVPSFKRATTDNDFGARIQKEMQIWIAESSPERSAKAFKIVEQSQNQIILSVEYNLEESNSVWETQYIVSGDGIIEVKNHFIPSEKQLPLLPRLGSRMQIPKAFDKIEWYGRGPHENYSDRKTSAFVGVYQSNVEEQAFSYASLQEMGYKTDVRWMTLTNQDGIGFMIDGAPLFCFSALNYTIEDLTREKRGSLHLNQVQARDFIELHVDLKQMGVGGDDSWWSKPHTKYMIQPIEYEYSYRIIPIETDSEPMKIHKH is encoded by the coding sequence ATGATGATAAAAAAACCAATTGTTGGTTTAATATTTTTGATATCGACATTAAACCTATTTTCTCAAATTCCTGAGTGGAAAAACCCTGAAATAGTAGAAATTAATAAAGAAGCTGCACATACTTTATTGATTAGTAAAAGTAATTTAAACGAAGCTTTGCGAATAGATTTCGAAACCTCAGACAAAGTACTAATGCTGAACGGTTTGTGGAAATTCAACTGGGTTCAAAAACCGCAGGATAGAGTTCTCGATTTCTACAAAATAGATTTTGACGATAGCCAATGGAAACAAATTCCTGTGCCATCAAACTGGGAATTGCAAGGCTATGGTATTCCAATTTACGTAAATCAGCCGTATGAATTTATGCCTGTTGGCGAAAGACCTGTTCCACCTTACATTCCTGAATTTTGGAATCCGGTAGGTTCCTACAGAAAAATATTTGCTCTGCCTGAAAAGTGGCAAGACAAGCAAATATTTCTTCATTTCGGAGCTGTAAAATCGGCAATGTACTTATGGATAAACGGCAAGAAAGTTGGATATAGCCAGGGCAGCAAATTGCCTGCAGAATTCAACATTTCAAATTTCTTAAAAAAAGGGGAGAATGTTATTGCTGCTGAAGTTTACCGCTGGTCTGATGGAATTTATCTTGAATGTCAGGATTTTTGGAGAATCAGCGGCATTGAACGAGATGTGTTTTTATATTCTAAACCTAAAGTCAATATTTTCGATATTTTTGCGAAAGCCGGTTTAACAAACAAATACAAAGACGGGAATTTAAATGCAAATATAACTATCAAAAATTCAAACAAAATTGCTCTAAAAAATTACTCAGTTTTGATAGAATTGTACGATGGAGAAAAATTGATTATGAGTCAATCGCAAAAAATTCTTGCTACAAAAGATGAGATTTCCATTATTTCTTTCGATCTACAAATTAAAGACATAAAACCATGGTCTGCCGAAAATCCCAATCTTTATACTCTAATTGTTAGTTTAATAGATAATTCGGACAAGCTCATCGAAATGGTTAGCGACCGAATTGGTTTCAGAACATCTGAAATAAAAAACGGGCAACTTCTCGTAAACGGAAAAGCCATATTACTAAAAGGTGTAAATCGTCATGAACACGACGAAAAAACTGGACATGTAATATCGAAAGAGTCTATGTTAGAAGACATTCGCCTGCTGAAAGAATTTAACTTTAATGCCGTAAGAACCTGCCATTATCCAGACGATCCATATTGGTATGACCTATGCGACGAATTTGGCATTTATTTAATTGATGAAGCAAATATTGAATCGCACGGCATGGGCTATGGCGAAGAAAGCCTGGCAAAAGATTCTGTCTGGAAAGAAGCTCATTTGCAAAGAACAATCCGAATGTTTGAGAGAGACAAAAATCATCCATCCGTAATTATTTGGTCGCTTGGAAATGAAGGCGGAGATGGCATAAATTTCGAAGCTACTTCTGCATTTTTGCATCAACGAGACAATAGCAGACCCGTGCATTACGAAAGAGCCGGACACAAAGCCCATACCGACATTGTTTGCCCAATGTATGCCGGAATCGGTCATTTGCTGGGCTATTCTTCACGTCCTCAGAAAAGACCACTTATTCTTTGCGAGTATTCACATGCAATGGGCAACAGCAACGGAAATTTTCAGGACTATTGGGACATCATAGAAAACAATTACCATTTGCAAGGAGGATTTATCTGGGATTGGGTAGATCAGGGAATTGCAGCCTATACCGAAGATGGCAAAAAATACTGGAAATATGGTGGCGATTATGGCGGAGACACTATTCCCAGCGATGCCAATTTTTGTATGAACGGAGTTGTGAATGCCGACAGAACTCCACATCCGGCTCTTTGGGAAGTAAAAAAAGTCTATCAGTACATTCAGTTTCGGAAAGTAGATTTTTCCAATAATCAGATTGAAATAAAAAACATGCACGATTTCATCGACCTTTCGGTTTACGATATCCATTGGGAAATTGTGGAAGACAACGCTTATATTTTAAATGGAAAAATACTGGCTCCCAAAATTGAAGCCCAACAAAGTAAAAAATATAGTTTCGATATCAATAATATAAAAGTCAAACCTAATGCTGAATATTTTTTAAACTTTAAAGTATATACAAATCAAAATATCGGACTTGTAAAAAAAGGTCATGAAGTAGCTTCTGAACAATTTAAACTTCCTATTAGTATAGAAATAAATACAAAATCAGTTTCAGAACAGAACATAAAATATAAAGAATCGAAAAAGCAATTTTTGATAAGCGGCAAAGATTTTAAGATAAGCTTTGATAAAAAAAGCGGAAGTATTTCAAAATATGAATACAAAGGTTTCAATATAATCGAAAAAGGACCTGTCCCAAGTTTTAAGCGAGCTACTACCGATAACGATTTTGGTGCTCGAATACAGAAAGAAATGCAAATATGGATTGCTGAAAGCAGCCCTGAGCGTTCTGCAAAAGCATTTAAAATTGTAGAGCAAAGTCAAAATCAAATTATACTTTCGGTCGAATACAATTTAGAAGAAAGCAATTCGGTTTGGGAAACTCAATATATTGTTAGTGGCGATGGAATTATTGAAGTTAAAAATCACTTTATCCCATCTGAAAAGCAATTGCCGCTTTTACCAAGATTGGGCAGCAGAATGCAAATTCCAAAAGCATTTGATAAAATAGAATGGTACGGCAGAGGTCCACACGAAAATTATTCCGACAGGAAAACAAGTGCATTTGTAGGAGTTTACCAAAGCAATGTAGAAGAACAAGCATTTTCATATGCAAGCCTTCAGGAAATGGGATATAAAACCGATGTACGATGGATGACTTTAACCAATCAGGACGGTATTGGATTTATGATAGATGGGGCTCCACTTTTTTGCTTTTCGGCATTAAACTACACAATTGAAGATTTAACTCGTGAAAAACGTGGCAGCTTGCACTTAAATCAAGTCCAGGCAAGAGATTTCATTGAGCTTCATGTAGATTTAAAACAAATGGGTGTGGGCGGAGACGATTCATGGTGGTCGAAACCTCATACAAAATACATGATTCAGCCAATTGAATATGAATATTCCTACAGAATTATCCCAATTGAGACAGATTCCGAACCAATGAAAATTCACAAACATTAA
- a CDS encoding Gfo/Idh/MocA family oxidoreductase, with translation MRKHTIVVFISILVLLNSCGNNSKPEPSIKNIAGALELFSEPERPDGQKDVIELRCEPIQTIRIAFIGLGMRGAGAIYRYTFLENVEIAILCDPVQKNIDKCQQILKDNNLPEADVYIGEDDWKKICLRDDIDLIYVCTHWDLHTPIAVHAMENGKHVAMEVPAALTIDECWQLVNTSEKTRKHCMQLENCNYDFFEIATLNMAQKGLFGEIVHCEGAYIHDLRFLNFDEEGYWNMWRLKHLEKEDGNTYPTHGFGPIAHILNLHRSDKMNHLVSISSNQFGMTEYAKKKFGDNSEYAKKDYKKGDINTSIIKTENGKTIMLQHDVTSPRPYSRLHLISGTKGFAQKYPQKGIALEPNAHHFLPKNQLDSLLELYAHPIVKKITEKAKEVGGHGGMDFIMDYRLIYCLTQGLPLDQDVYDAAEWSSIIELSRKSSENNGMPIKVPDFTRGAWKKINKVTYYE, from the coding sequence ATGAGAAAACACACTATTGTAGTATTTATTAGCATTTTAGTTCTACTGAATTCATGTGGAAATAACTCAAAACCAGAACCTTCAATTAAAAATATTGCAGGAGCTTTAGAACTTTTTTCAGAACCTGAACGGCCTGATGGGCAAAAAGATGTAATCGAACTTCGATGCGAGCCTATCCAAACGATTCGAATAGCATTTATAGGCCTTGGTATGAGAGGGGCAGGAGCTATTTATCGATACACATTTTTAGAAAATGTAGAAATTGCAATACTTTGCGACCCGGTGCAAAAGAATATTGACAAATGCCAGCAAATTCTGAAAGATAATAATTTACCAGAAGCTGATGTATATATTGGCGAAGATGATTGGAAAAAAATCTGCTTACGAGACGATATTGATTTAATTTATGTATGCACACATTGGGATTTGCATACCCCCATAGCTGTTCATGCTATGGAAAACGGGAAACATGTTGCAATGGAAGTTCCGGCAGCTCTAACTATCGATGAATGTTGGCAGTTGGTAAATACTTCCGAAAAAACCCGAAAACACTGCATGCAACTAGAAAATTGCAACTACGACTTCTTCGAAATAGCAACACTAAATATGGCACAAAAAGGTCTTTTTGGCGAAATAGTTCATTGCGAGGGTGCATATATACATGATTTAAGATTTCTAAATTTTGATGAGGAAGGATACTGGAATATGTGGCGTTTGAAACATTTGGAAAAAGAAGATGGGAATACTTATCCTACGCATGGCTTTGGTCCTATCGCACATATTTTAAATCTTCACAGAAGCGACAAAATGAATCATCTGGTTTCCATTTCAAGCAATCAGTTTGGAATGACAGAATATGCAAAAAAGAAATTTGGGGATAATTCCGAATATGCAAAAAAAGACTACAAAAAGGGAGACATAAATACATCGATAATAAAAACAGAAAATGGGAAAACTATAATGTTGCAACACGATGTAACAAGTCCACGACCATATAGCCGTTTACATTTAATTTCCGGTACAAAAGGTTTTGCCCAAAAATATCCTCAAAAAGGGATAGCACTTGAACCGAATGCTCATCATTTTTTACCAAAAAACCAATTAGACTCATTGTTAGAACTTTATGCACATCCTATTGTAAAAAAAATAACAGAAAAAGCCAAAGAAGTAGGCGGACATGGCGGCATGGATTTTATTATGGATTACCGCCTGATTTATTGCCTTACACAGGGCTTACCATTAGATCAGGACGTTTATGATGCAGCAGAATGGTCATCAATAATCGAACTTTCTCGCAAATCATCAGAAAATAATGGAATGCCAATAAAAGTCCCGGATTTTACTCGTGGAGCATGGAAAAAAATAAATAAAGTTACTTATTACGAATAA